From a single Oreochromis niloticus isolate F11D_XX linkage group LG3, O_niloticus_UMD_NMBU, whole genome shotgun sequence genomic region:
- the LOC102082047 gene encoding butyrophilin subfamily 1 member A1 produces the protein MLHVRAGQSFMVLCDQCSVLVFQIAVVFALTHSCSGQSEVISPLQPVVALIGHDILLPCNLDPVMDATEMTVEWARPDLDPRFVLVWRDSVDMESKKHPSYTSRTSLFTDELKNGNISLKISKVKLSDEGTYRCFVPELDRYTTVQLVVGAASSSAAWINSTISSSRVVLQCESAGWYPEPELLWLDGEGNLLSAGPTETLRGPDDLYTVSSRVTVEKRHSNNITCRVQQRNTNQSRETHIHVPDDFFIVISPPSNPTNDPNIIAVVIGALVVLILILAVSFVVWKKRRAKCKKKKSEEDGAEIGLKGESEPLMSGKEEEDDDM, from the exons ATGCTCCATGTGAGAGCCGGACAATCCTTTATGGTTCTGTGCGACCAATGCAGCGTCCTGGTTTTCCAAATAGCTGTTGTCTTTGCCCTGACACACTCATGTAGTG GTCAGTCAGAGGTTATCAGTCCTCTTCAGCCAGTAGTGGCTTTGATTGGTCATGACATCCTTTTGCCGTGTAACCTGGACCCTGTAATGGATGCTACTGAAATGACTGTGGAGTGGGCGAGACCTGACTTAGACCCCAGATTTGTCCTTGTGTGGCGTGACAGTGTCGACATGGAGTCTAAAAAACATCCATCCTACACCAGCAGAACGTCTCTGTTCACAGATGAACTGAAGAATGGAAACATTTCACTGAAAATCTCCAAAGTCAAACTGTCTGATGAGGGAACGTACAGATGTTTTGTTCCAGAGTTGGACAGATACACTACAGTTCAGCTTGTTGTTG GTGCTGCCTCTTCATCTGCTGCATGGATTAACAgcaccatcagcagcagcagggtgGTGTTACAGTGTGAGTCTGCAGGCTGGTATCCAGAGCCTGAGCTGCTGTGGTTGGACGGTGAGGGAAACCTCCTCTCTGCTGGACCTACAGAGACCCTCAGAGGTCCTGATGACCTCTATACTGTCAGCAGCAGAGTGACTGTGGAGAAGAGacacagcaacaacatcacCTGCAGAGTCCAACAGAGGAACACCAACCagagcagagagacacacatacatgttCCAG ATGATTTCTTCATTGTCATCAGTCCTCCCAGTAATCCAACTAATGACCCAAATATCATTGCTGTGGTCATCGGTGCTCTCGTTGTGCTCATTCTGATTCTTGCTGTTTCCTTTGTTGTCTGGAAGAAGAGACGAGCCAAATGCA aaaagaagaagagtgaGGAGGACGGAGCTGAAATTGGGTTAAAAGGAGAAAGTGAACCACTCATGagtggaaaagaagaagaagatgatgat atgtaa